A single genomic interval of Penicillium psychrofluorescens genome assembly, chromosome: 2 harbors:
- a CDS encoding uncharacterized protein (ID:PFLUO_003212-T1.cds;~source:funannotate), with the protein MEGGILGKKSDRVMFTNPIVSDKGVLDPGAKHQQGAPVICTEFGGVNIAPAKDTVSGERDWGYTTASDSKDLLERFRKLVMAVVEGGHSCGLVYTQLCDVEQEVNGLYSFDRQEKIPASEVKAIMRTAEKYYYEKVAPK; encoded by the exons ATGGAGGGCGGGATTCTCGGAAAGAAGTCTGACCGCGTTATGTTTACCAATCCTATCGTTTCAGATAAGGGCGTTTTGGATCCAGGCGCAAAGCATCAACAAGGAGCACCGGTTATTTGCACGGAGTTTGGCGGTGTCAACATCGCTCCTGCCAAAGATACCGTCTCTGGTGAGAGGGACTGGGGATACACTACTGCGAGTGACTCCAAGGATCTCCTCGAACGTTTCAGAAAACTCGTCATGGCAGTCGTTGAAGGAGGACACTCATGTGGTTTGGTTTACACTCAACT CTGCGATGTTGAGCAGGAGGTAAATGGGCTGTATTCATTTGACCGCCAGGAGAAAATCCCCGCCTCAGAGGTCAAGGCAATCATGAGAACAGCTGAAAAGTACTACTATGAGAAAGTGGCGCCGAAGTGA
- a CDS encoding uncharacterized protein (ID:PFLUO_003213-T1.cds;~source:funannotate) produces the protein MNSSPTYPRPDFQRPSLNWKSLDGPWDFVFDDQDSGVSQKWQENGICANEASSQKRTITVPFAFQAPASGIGLHEAHEVIWYERTVTDIRTPDEMRTGNCLLVRFGAVDYECFVWLDGQLVGGHRGGHVPFDLDLTDALKSNSTETPARLTVRVRDSPHDLTQLRGKQYWKPVSEDIFYAPTSGIWQSVWLESVPALRLSNSSEGTVLRSDDIDKGELHALVAVSGRKPGAKCSVEIESSLGGIFVSKIVKDLPESKQLVSLDVGMRVPNSSDLRTRAPYDADGCWLNDVALWHPDHPVLYDLVLRLYDGAGALVDEVHTTTGMRKVDWQNGDGTFRLNGKPLWQALVLDQGYWPETGLTPPSAEALKADIEMTMRMGFNGCRKHQKVEDPLFLYWADRLGFLVWGEIANAYEFDETYVDRFNSEWTEAVKRDINHPCIITWTPGNESWGYTSLGDNIEQRNHIRSVYYLTKSVSAI, from the coding sequence ATGAATTCCTCTCCTACCTACCCGCGCCCTGATTTCCAGCGCCCATCTTTGAATTGGAAGTCCCTCGACGGGCCCTGGGATTTTGTCTTCGACGACCAAGACTCCGGCGTGTCGCAGAAGTGGCAAGAAAACGGGATCTGTGCGAATGAAGCATCCAGTCAGAAACGCACCATCACAGTTCCCTTTGCATTCCAAGCCCCGGCTTCAGGTATCGGTCTGCATGAAGCCCACGAGGTGATCTGGTACGAGCGTACCGTCACTGATATTCGCACGCCCGATGAAATGCGGACGGGTAATTGTCTGCTAGTTCGATTTGGCGCTGTCGATTATGAGTGCTTTGTCTGGCTGGACGGTCAACTTGTTGGTGGGCACCGTGGCGGCCATGTGCCTTTTGACCTAGACCTCACAGATGCTCTGAAATCTAATAGCACTGAGACCCCTGCTCGTCTGACGGTTCGTGTGAGAGATTCTCCTCATGACCTCACTCAGCTGCGCGGAAAGCAATACTGGAAGCCCGTTTCTGAGGACATCTTCTATGCGCCCACCAGTGGGATCTGGCAATCTGTCTGGTTAGAGAGCGTCCCTGCATTGCGGCTCAGCAATAGTAGTGAGGGGACCGTTCTGCGCTCAGACGATATTGATAAGGGTGAATTACATGCCCTGGTTGCCGTCTCAGGCCGAAAGCCTGGTGCCAAGTGCTCCGTTGAGATCGAGTCAAGCTTGGGAGGTATCTTCGTGTCAAAGATTGTCAAGGATCTGCCGGAAAGCAAGCAGCTGGTCAGTCTGGACGTTGGAATGAGGGTTCCAAATTCTTCCGATTTACGGACCCGAGCTCCATATGATGCCGACGGCTGCTGGCTCAACGACGTCGCGCTCTGGCATCCTGATCATCCCGTATTGTATGACCTGGTTCTGCGCTTATACGATGGCGCTGGAGCTCTAGTCGATGAAGTGCACACCACCACCGGAATGCGCAAGGTTGACTGGCAGAACGGTGACGGCACTTTCAGGCTGAATGGAAAGCCGCTTTGGCAAGCCCTCGTGTTGGACCAAGGGTATTGGCCCGAGACAGGCCTCACTCCCCCGTCCGCGGAAGCCCTAAAAGCCGATATCGAGATGACTATGAGGATGGGCTTCAACGGGTGCCGCAAGCACCAAAAGGTTGAAGatcctcttttcctctaCTGGGCTGATCGACTAGGGTTCCTAGTCTGGGGCGAGATTGCCAACGCCTATGAGTTCGACGAGACATATGTCGATCGTTTCAACTCGGAGTGGACCGAGGCTGTTAAGCGAGATATCAATCACCCATGCATCATAACCTGGACACCTGGTAATGAGAGCTGGGGATACACTTCTCTCGGTGACAATATCGAGCAACGCAATCATATACGCTCCGTATACTACCTCACCAAGTCAGTATCTGCTATCTAA
- a CDS encoding uncharacterized protein (ID:PFLUO_003214-T1.cds;~source:funannotate) yields MASSARNILLVIADDLGKNLNIYGQENCPDTPNLDRLASQGSVFDYAFASTASCSGSRSTIYTGLHTHENGQYGLQLGYKLLHYFSTFPHIESHPALFNALGYLTGIVGKVHVGPDDVYPFTVRDESSTRDIAWLRDHANSFVTRAKDEKKPFFLTIALSDPHRDMTRGGFANDTTYPEVNEKKYDPATISVPEFLTDVPEVRQELAEYYQSIHRMDQGVGMFLDMLERQGVSDDTLVVFLSDNGPPFINSKATLYDSGVRLPMVIRCPGKKTGTRNSNLISYLDLLPTFLDWAGHSEKNKPEASSRRGRSFLSILDSEKDEADWDLVFGSHTFHETVSYYPTRFLRTRRYKYHRNIAWKLDFPFAGDLYGALSWEGIRNMAPPVKIGERLLRDYIERPPEQLFDLQNDPKEVDNLAEKPEHAETMKEMRSILEQWQRDTDDAWLLRDGQSVRVLYNHLDSGLVLPDRFDFDVDNPGNK; encoded by the coding sequence ATGGCTTCTTCTGCTCGCAACATCTTgctcgtcatcgccgacgaTCTCGGCAAGAATCTCAACATCTACGGACAAGAAAATTGTCCCGACACGCCCAACCTCGACCGCCTCGCATCCCAGGGAAGTGTCTTTGACTATGCGTTTGCAAGCACGGCATCGTGTTCCGGCAGCCGCTCAACCATATATACGGGACTGCACACCCACGAGAACGGGCAGTACGGTCTGCAGTTAGGCTACAAGCTACTGCACTACTTTTCTACGTTCCCACATATTGAATCGCATCCTGCCCTATTTAATGCACTGGGCTATTTGACAGGCATTGTGGGAAAAGTTCATGTCGGACCTGACGATGTCTATCCCTTTACGGTCCGGGACGAGAGCAGCACCCGTGATATTGCCTGGTTGCGAGACCATGCAAATTCATTTGTGACCCGCGCCAAAGATGAGAAAAagcctttcttcttgacaatTGCGCTTTCGGATCCTCACCGTGATATGACTCGCGGTGGGTTCGCCAACGATACCACGTATCCTGAAGTCAACGAGAAGAAATATGACCCAGCTACAATCAGTGTGCCGGAGTTCTTGACGGATGTGCCTGAGGTTCGTCAGGAGCTTGCTGAGTACTATCAATCAATTCACCGAATGGATCAAGGGGTCGGCATGTTTCTCGACATGCTTGAGCGACAGGGTGTATCAGATGATACCCTGGTTGTCTTTCTCAGCGACAATGGGCCTCCCTTCATCAACTCGAAAGCCACCCTTTACGACTCCGGTGTGCGTCTTCCTATGGTGATTCGGTGCCCAGGCAAGAAAACTGGAACGCGTAATTCAAACCTCATTTCATACCTGGATCTGCTTCCCACATTCCTGGACTGGGCTGGACacagcgagaagaacaagccaGAGGCAAGTTCTCGGCGAGGAAGGTCATTTTTGTCTATCCTAGATAgcgagaaggatgaggcgGACTGGGATTTGGTCTTCGGATCCCACACCTTCCACGAGACTGTTTCCTACTATCCAACCCGGTTCTTGCGTACGCGTCGTTACAAGTACCACCGCAATATTGCATGGAAGCTTGACTTTCCATTTGCGGGCGATCTATATGGCGCGCTGTCTTGGGAAGGAATCCGCAACATGGCGCCGCCTGTTAAAATTGGTGAGCGTCTGCTGCGCGACTATATAGAGCGGCCGCCAGAGCAGTTGTTCGATTTACAAAATGATCCCAAGGAGGTGGACAATCTTGCAGAAAAGCCAGAGCACGCTGAAACTATGAAAGAAATGCGCAGTATCCTTGAACAGTGGCAACGCGATACGGACGATGCATGGTTGCTCCGAGATGGGCAATCGGTACGTGTTTTATATAACCATCTTGACTCTGGGCTTGTTCTTCCTGATCGGTTCGATTTTGACGTTGACAACCCGGGAAACAAGTAA
- a CDS encoding uncharacterized protein (ID:PFLUO_003215-T1.cds;~source:funannotate) — MVQKHIVQNYLVAMVASCCMVEFGYDGTVFSSIQVLPSWIDYFDNPNANLVGAINTAYSVCAVVFGFFISPLVADKLGRKWALGGGSALVIVATFVMTFAPNIGAFIGGRAIAGAGQGLAMPVGTIYIEELVYSKTRGRLMSIWQIFYGIGNKIATYISLGCVYSPHLGIWQFRVVIIFQLVAPIILLAALPFCPESPRWCVQNGKVEQAREALKRVRLEEEVESELNEIRAAVLYEQENTKGSYKQLIVNKSYRKRLVLAIIMNIGQQFSGIGALSLYSGIITQQVFPNPKTVILVKAIVAICITLCPFLAFFFIDKIGRRPMFIITALGMAGITFTMATVTTQTASPDGKHSLGTGIGFTILEIGYYVFYGPGWGAGLWIWTSEIWPVVVRANAVAISSQSQQVANIVLGQAYPSFLAAAGFYTFYFFMGCNLIMAVFCYFFITETKGVSLEHVDTVFGSIDHVVAGEQEAMEAGKRLDGNETAEDAKGAHYGHVESSTT; from the exons ATGGTGCAAAAGCACATTGTCCAGAACTACctggtggccatggtcgcTAGTTGCTGCATGGTTGAATTTGGATATGATGGcaccgtcttctcgtccatcCAGGTGCTGCCCAGTTGGATCGACTACTTCGACAACCCGAATGCAAATCTCGTCGGCGCCATCAATACCGCCTATAGCGTGTGTGCGGTCGTCTTTGGTTTCTTTATCAGCCCACTCGTTGCCGATAAACTAGGTCGCAAATGGGctcttggtggtggttcCGCGCTTGTTATCGTCGCTACTTTTGTCATGACGTTCGCTCCAAATATCGGTGCCTTCATCGGCGGAAGAGCTATCGCTGGGGCTGGACAAGGTCTCGCAATGCCCGTCGGAACGATCTACATCGAAGAACTGGTTTACTCAAAGACTCGGGGTAGACTCATGAGCATATGGCAGATCTTCTACGGGATCGGGAACAAGATTGCGACTTACATTTCTCTGGGCTGTGTGTATTCACCTCACTTGGGAATCTGGCAGTTCCGTGTTGTGATCATCTTTCAGCTGGTTGCGCCAATAATCTTGTTGGCAGCACTGCCATTCTGCCCAGAGTCTCCTCGTTGGTGTGTTCAAAATGGGAAAGTCGAGCAAGCCCGCGAGGCACTCAAGCGCGTGCgcctggaggaggaagtTGAAAGTGAATTGAACGAGATCAGGGCTGCTGTTCTGTACGAACAGGAAAACACCAAGGGCAGCTACAAGCAGCTCATCGTCAACAAGTCCTACCGGAAACGGTTGGTTCTGGCCATTATTATGAACATCGGGCAGCAGTTTAGCGGTATCGGTGCTCTATCTTTGTACTCGGGTATCATCACCCAGCAGGTGTTTCCTAACCCCAAAACTGTCATTTTGGTGAAAGCAATCGTCGCCATCTGCATCACCCTGTGTCCTTTCCTTgcgttcttcttcattgaTAAGATTGGTCGGCGGCCTATGTTCATCATCACGGCTCTGGGCATGGCCGGCATCACTTTTACAATGGCCACGGTGACGACACAAACGGCAAGTCCAGATGGAAAACACTCTCTTGGTACTGGGATCGGCTTCACAATCCTTGAAATCGGCTACTATGTCTTTTATGGACCAGGCTGGGGCGCTGGGCTGTGGATCTGGACCAGCGAGATCTGGCCCGTGGTTGTGCGTGCCAATGCGGTGGCTATCTCTTCACAGTCTCAGCAAGT AGCAAACATCGTCCTTGGACAGGCCTACCCGTCATTCCTGGCCGCGGCTGGCTTTTACACCTTCTACTTCTTTATGGGGTGCAATCTCATAATGGCTGTTTTTTGCTATTTCTTTATTACCGAGACCAAGGGCGTCAGTTTGGAGCATGTGGATACTGTCTTTGGGAGCATTGATCACGTTGTTGCCGGAGAACAGGAGGCTATGGAAGCAGGAAAGCGTCTTGATGGGAATGAGACTGCAGAAGATGCCAAGGGTGCCCATTACGGGCATGTTGAGAGCAGCACGACTTAG
- a CDS encoding uncharacterized protein (ID:PFLUO_003216-T1.cds;~source:funannotate), whose translation MSNVNLACFTSYRFYGSVEALVQHMGTLDHWVPTYVCETCDKKFGSQQAADQHMDALDHWAPTYMCETCDKKFGSQQAADQHMSALKHRTLKYKCEKCDSTFGSQQAADKHMNTRGHWAPKFKCETCSRLFFSQASVETHMNAKGHWALKYGCETCSKMFESERLANEHMNALKHWPSPEFKCETCGRCFGSQEAVAQHMTVADHWAPKFQCETYDRSFYSEDSAKSHMETSGHWAQKDQKNHEPSIKADPDCQSKAGIHTEVHAERDKRTDKEQKRVALEPSPSLRSGNQDDQECINTLDPDDSAPLQDKTRLKPPAEGNTNNGVEVVGFAEETSSPQELTCPFCERLYVKASALIYHLELGFCFGSPAVNSTTLRTLMHQRDIHGIITNSLAEKCQEKLYRCPNRQCQNEFINLFALFSHLEDDGCSFMGFEKAKLFLYNVIQANKAIPVE comes from the exons ATGAGCAACGTAAACCTTGCATGCTTCACAAGCTATCGATTTTACGGCTCGGTAGAGGCACTGGTGCAACACATGGGAACCCTGGACCACTGGGTTCCGACATATGTGTGCGAGACCTGCGATAAGAAGTTCGGATCTCAGCAAGCTGCCGACCAGCATATGGATGCACTCGACCACTGGGCTCCGACATATATGTGCGAGACCTGCGATAAGAAGTTCGGATCTCAGCAAGCTGCCGACCAGCACATGAGCGCATTGAAACACCGCACTCTGAAATATAAGTGCGAGAAATGCGATTCGACATTCGGATCTCAGCAAGCTGCCGACAAGCATATGAACACACGCGGGCACTGGGCCCCTAAGTTCAAATGTGAGACGTGTTCccgtcttttcttctctcaGGCCTCAGTTGAAACCCACATGAACGCCAAGGGCCATTGGGCTCTGAAATACGGGTGCGAGACTTGCAGTAAGATGTTCGAATCTGAGCGACTTGCCAATGAGCACATGAACGCCCTGAAGCACTGGCCCTCTCCTGAATTCAAATGTGAGACATGTGGCCGATGTTTTGGATCCCAAGAGGCAGTAGCTCAACATATGACTGTCGCGGATCACTGGGCCCCAAAGTTCCAGTGCGAGACGTATGACCGTTCCTTCTATTCTGAAGATTCTGCTAAAAGCCACATGGAGACTTCTGGCCACTGGGCGCAGAAGGACCAGAAG AATCACGAGCCGAGCATTAAGGCGGACCCAGATTGCCAGAGCAAAGCCGGAATACATACCGAAGTCCATGCTGAACGTGATAAAAGAACCGACAAAGAGCAGAAAAGAGTGGCTCTTGAGCCATCCCCCAGCCTGCGCTCTGGAAACCAGGATGACCAAGAATGTATCAACACTCTCGATCCAGACGATAGCGCGCCTCTTCAAGATAAAACACGGCTCAAACCCCCCGCTGAGGGCAACACAAACAATGGTGTAGAAGTTGTTGGATTTGCGGAAGAAACTAGTTCTCCGCAGGAACTTACATGCCCCTTCTGCGAACGCCTTTATGTAAAGGCCAGTGCTTTGATATATCATCTAGAGCTGGGCTTTTGCTTCGGCAGCCCTGCTGTCAATAGCACCACTCTTCGCACTCTTATGCATCAGCGTGACATACACGGAATTATTACAAATTCGCTAGCCGAAAAGTGCCAGGAGAAGCTTTACCGATGTCCAAATCGACAATGCCAGAATGAATTTATCAACCTGTTTGCTTTATTTAGCCATCTTGAGGATGACGGTTGCTCGTTCATGGGCTTTGAGAAGGCAAAGCTGTTTCTGTACAATGTGATACAAGCAAATAAGGCAATTCCTGTCGAGTGA